ACTGGAAGACCTCACTCAAATGGCAGCGATTGGAACCCTACGAAAAGTTTGCCGGGATGATCGAACGCCACTGGGATGGCATTGCCGCTTACTGCCATCCGTCAAACAAAGTCGCCTTGGGGTTTGTTGAGGGGTTGAACGACAAGATCAGGGTTATACAGCGC
This region of candidate division TA06 bacterium genomic DNA includes:
- a CDS encoding transposase, translated to WKTSLKWQRLEPYEKFAGMIERHWDGIAAYCHPSNKVALGFVEGLNDKIRVIQRRAYGLRDEEYLRLKVLTCTLPPL